The segment AAGCTCGCCGGAAGGTCACCTGCAGCCGTTCGTGCTGCGACATGCCCACCCCTCCTGCCATGAACGGAAACGCATTGACCAAGAAGGATGAGAAGATCCACAAGAACGGCCCGCTGATCGGCATCGACGTCGGTGGCACCGGCATCAAGGGCGGCATCGTCGATCTCAAGAAGGGCAAGCTGCTCGGGGACCGCCTCCGCATCCCGACGCCGCAGCCCGCCACTCCCGAAGCCGTCGCCGAAGTGATCGCACAGATCGTCGAAGAATTGTCGGCCCGCGAGGATGCTCCGGCCAAGGGTTCGCCCGTGGGAGTCACCTTCCCCGGAATCATCCAGCACGGCGTGGTCCGCTCTGCCGCCAACGTGGACAAGTCCTGGCTCGACACCGACATTGATTCGCTGCTCACCAAGCGCCTGGACCGTCCCGTCGAGGTCATCAACGATGCCGACGCAGCCGGTCTCGCCGAAGCCCGCTACGGCGCAGGCGAAGGGGTCGACGGCACGGTCCTGGTCATCACACTCGGCACGGGCATCGGCTCGGCCTTCATCTTCAACGGGCACCTCGTGCCCAACGCCGAGCTAGGCCACCTCGAAGTGGACGGCCACGACGCCGAAACGAAGGCATCCGCCGTCGCGCGTGAACGCGACGGCTTGAGCTGGGAAGAATACAGCGTGCTGCTGCAGCGCTATCTCTCCCACGTCGAGTTCCTGTTCTCCCCCGAACTCTTCATCATCGGTGGCGGCATTTCGAAGCGTTCGGACGAGTACTTCCCCCATTTGAATCTGCGGACCCGCATCGTCACCGCGGAACTGAAGAACGACGCCGGAATCGTGGGGGCCGCGCTGGACGTCGCCCTCCACCACAACCTGGCCAAGTAGCAGTGGTGCCGGTGGTGGCTGCGGCTTCCCCTCCGCTGCCACCACCGGAGCTAGATGGGGCTTTTCTCGGAGCTCTTGCCCTTGGCGATCTTCGCCGCATTCTCGGCCGCTGCGCTTTCAGCCTCGTGGCGAAGCAGCGAAATGGCCGACTCGAAGTCCTCAAGCGATTCGAAGGCCTGGTAAACACTGGCAAAGCGAAGGTAGGCGACCTCGTCCAGTTTCTGGAGTGGTCCAAGGATGGCCAGGCCGACCTCGTGGGCGTCGATTTCCGCCGCACCTGAAGAGCGGATATTTTCCTCGACTTCCTGGGCCAGCATCGCAAGGTCGTCCTCGGTCACGGGTCGCCCTTGGCAGGCCTTGCGAACGCCGTTGATGATCTTGATCCGGCTGAAGGGTTCGCCCACGCCTGAACGTTTGATGACGGAAAGGCTGGTGGTCTCCACTGTGGTGAAACGGCGTCCGCACTCGGGGCACTGGCGCCGACGGCGGATGGCCGAGCCGTCGTCGGCCATTCGACTGTCCACAACGCGTGAGTCGGGGTTTCGGCAGAACGGACAATACACGCTGGGCCTCCCCTGTTCGGTTCCGGCCCCCTGTCCTCGCGGCGGCATCGGCCGGGAACGCAAAAGGTGCCGGAAGTTTGACTTCCGGCACCAGTTTACGGCTACATAAGGCCTAATGACAAGACTGTAATTACTATATGTAGTGGTTGTGACCCATACATGTAGTGGTTTAGGCCCCCGCGAAACGAATCTTGACGGCGTCGCCGTGGCCGGGAAGGTCTTCGGCATCGGCGAGGCTAACGATATGTCTGCTGACCTGCTCCAAGGCAGCCTTGTCATAGTTGATCACCTGGACGGCGCGCAGGAATGTTGTCACGTTCAGTCCGGAAGAGAAGGCTGCGGTACCGCTCGTGGGCAAAACGTGGTTGGAGCCTGCACAGTAGTCGCCGAGGCTGACCGGGCTGTAGTCCCCCACGAAAATCGCGCCCGCGTTGCGGATCCTTCCGGCGACCGCGGCTGCGTCCGCCGTCATGATTTCCAAGTGCTCTGCCGCATACGCATCGCAGACGGCGATGCCCTGCTCGATATCGTCTACCAGCACCACGCCTGACTGCGGGCCGGACAATGCCGTGGTGACCCGTTCGCCGTGCTTCGTGGTTCCTGCCTGCACCGCGAGTTCCCGCTGAACAGCAGAGGCGAGTTCCTCGGAGTCGGTGATCAGGACAGACGCCGCCTTGGGGTCGTGCTCGGCCTGGCTAATGAGGTCCGCAGCCACGAGCGCCGGACGGGCGGAAGCATCAGCCAGGATGGCGATCTCGGTAGTGCCGGCCTCGGAGTCGATCCCCACTACGCCTTTCACAAGCCGCTTGGCGGTGGCTACGAAGATGTTTCCAGGGCCGGTCACAACGTCCACGGGCTCGATGGGCTGATCATTGCCGGCCCCGGGGATGCCGTAGGCCAAGGAAACAATCGCCTGGGCACCTCCGATGGCATACACCTCGTCAATGCCGAGCAAAGCGGCTGCGGCCAGGATGGTGGGGTGGGGCAAGCCTCCGAAGTCCTTCTGGGGCGGGGAAGCCAAAGCGATCGAGGCGACACCGGCAGCCAGCGCCGGAACAACGTTCATGATCACCGACGACGGGTAGACGGCCAGGCCGCCGGGAACGTACAGTCCCACACGGCCCACCGGTACCCAGTTCTGGCTGACGACGGCGCCGTCCCCCAGTTCCACATCGACGTTCGCGGGCCGTTGGCCATCCGCAAAGCGCCGGGCACGGCTGATGGATTCCTCCAGGGCCGCGCGGACTGCCGGGTCCAGGTTTTCAAGGGCTTCAGCAAGGGCGGCGGCCGGCACGCGGGGGTGGGACTGTTCCACGCCGTCGAACGCCAACGCGAACTCCCCAAGCGCCTCGAAGCCGCGGGAGCGGACCTCCGCAATGATGTCCAGGACTTTTTGCTCGGCGTCCGCCATGGTCTGATGCTTCGCCCGGGGCACCACGGCACGCAGCTCCGCCAGGGTCAGGGATCGTCCGCGCAAGTCAATGCGGCGGAAATCCAGGGACTGGGCGGCGGTTTCGGCAGGATTCTCCGGAGAAATGGTCACCAGATCATTTTACGGGGCGAGCGGCGGTGCCTCCGGCTGCTTTCCCATCAAGCTGAAAAGAGTCAGGAGGAATGTCACAAGGGCCGTCGCCCCCGGCCACAGCAGGAGTGCCGTCGCCGCCCGCAATGTGAAGCCCTCACTTCCGTTTGAGGCGGGACCCCACCACTGCGCGGCCAGCAACCCCACCTGCCAAGCCACCAAAGCCCCTGCCGTACCACCTAGGACTGCCAGGAACGTCCGGATGCCATGTCCCGGCTTACGGACCTTGCTATCCAGCAGGACCGCCGTGAAGCAGCCGGAAAGCAGCAGAAGCCCGGCCAGGACCAAGTCCCTCGGAAGGCGCCCAGCCGAGGCTGTGGGATCGGCGAGGGCAGGATTTCCGGAGATCACGTTGAGGCCGCCCGGAGCCAACAACCACCATGCGAGGCCCAGCCCGATACCCGAGGCGGCGGGCACGGCGAGCCAAAGCCACCATTTGCGGTCCCGCGTGTCCGTGTCCGTGTCCGTGTCCGGGTCCGTGTCTCCCGTGGGACCGGAGTCGAGAAGGTTCGATGTTGGCTTGGTCATGACACAAACATTAACAAACGTTTCTGGACGCTCAACAAGCAGGCGTCCCGGCGGGCAGCGGAATACGCTGAATCCACCAGCGTTATTACCAATAGCTCGCGCAGGAGATCGGCAAAGTGGCTTCGGACAATTCGGCTTTTGAAGCAACATTCAAGCAAATGTTCCGCCGGCATGCCGCCGGTGTGGCCATCATCACTGCCGACCTCAACGGCAAGCCCTTCGGCTTCACCGCGACGTCCGTGGCTTCACTGTCGGCCGAGCCACCACGCTTTACGTTCAACATGTCCCGCAGTTCCAGTTCCTGGCCGGCGGTGGCGAATTCGACGTATATCGGCCTGCACATGCTCGGCCTTGAGAACCAGGCTCTCGCAGACCGCTTCGCCCGCACCCAGGAACGGTTTGAAGGCGATCACTGGGAACCGGGCCCCTTCGATGTCCCCATCCTCAAGAACGTCGCCGGCTGGTTGATCGGCAAGATCCAGATGCGCCTGTCCTTCGAAAACAACGCAATCGTGGTGGTGGAGGTTGTCGACGGACTGGTCGGCGAGGACGACACCCCGCTGCTGTACCACTCGGGCTCCTACGGCCAGCCGGTTCCGCTCGACTATGAAATCTAGTTAAAGCAGGAAATCTGAGCGCTACTGGCTGAAGCGATCAACTGTCCAGGCAGGTCGGGCCAAGAAGTACCTTGAGATCACCGAAAAGCGACGGAGTGGGATTCACGCGCATGTGCACGGGCAGGCCCATGACCTCGACCTTGGAGTCACCTTGCAAGTGGAGCCGGACCTCGGAGTTTCCCCGGTGGGTGGTCAAAACATCGCGAAGATCAGTGACGACGGCCTCGGTTGCCTTGTAGGTGGGCATCGTGATGACGAGGGGACCGTTGGTGCTTTCGCTCAGGTCCGGAACCGAGAGCTCCATGCAGTTCAAGGTGACCGCACCGTCGTCGCGCCGCTGCAGGCGGCCCTTGACCACCACGATCAGGTCCTCCGCGAGGACCGAAGCGACAGGCCCGTAAACCTGGCCGAAGAACATGACCTCGATGGAAGCGCCCAGATCTTCGATCTCCGCCCGAGCGTAGGCGTTGCCGCTTGCCTTGGCGATCCTGCGGCTGAGCGAGGTGATCATGCCCGCAATGGTGACGATGGCGCCGTCGTGCGGTCCGTCTTCTCCCAGGATCGAGGTGATCGACTGCTCAGCATGCTGGCTCAACACGCCCTCAAGCCCTTGCAGGGGGTGGTCCGAGACATACAGTCCAAGCATGTCCCGCTCGAAGGCGAGCTTGTCCTTCTTCTCCCATTCCGGCAGGTCAGGGATCTCCGTGCTCAGGGAGGCCTGCGGCTCCTGGTCCTCGAATCCGGCGAAGAGATCGAACTGGCCGATCGCCTCATTGCGTTTGAGCGTGATGACGGAGTCGATCGCTTCTTCGTGGACCATGGCCAACGCACGGCGGTGATGGCCGAGGGAGTCGAACGCGCCCGCCTTGATGAGGGACTCGATGGTGCGCTTGTTGCAGACGACCGCCGGAACCTTCATGAGGAAGTCCTTGAAGGAGGTGTAGGCGCCCTCGCCCGCCCGGGCTGCCACCATGGCTTCCACCACGTTGACGCCAACGTTGCGGATGGCCCCCATTCCGAAGCGGATATCGGTTCCGACAGGGGTGAAGTTGAGGCTTGACTCGTTGACGTCCGGCGGCAGGACAATAATGCCCATGCGCCGGCATTCATTGAGGTAGATGGCCGACTTGTCTTTGTCGTCTCCCACGGAAGTGAGCAGTGCGGCCATGTATTCGGGAGCGTAGTGGGCCTTCAGGTACGCAGTCCAGTAGGAGATGACCCCGTACGCGGCGGAGTGCGCCTTGTTGAAGGCGTAGTCGGAGAACGGGAGCAGGATGTCCCACAAGGTCTTGACGGCATCCATGGAGTAGCCGTTGTCCTGCATGCCTTGGGAGAAGCCGGCGAACTGCTTGTCCAGTTCTGATTTCTTCTTCTTGCCCATGGCGCGGCGCAGGATATCGGCTTGACCGAGCGAGTAGCCGGCCAGCTTCTGGGCCACGGCCATGACCTGCTCCTGGTACACGATCAGGCCGTACGTTCCGCCGAGGATTTCGGCGAGCGGTTCCTCGAGCTCCGGATGGATCGGGATGACCTCTTGGATTTTGTTCTTGCGCAGGGCGTAATCCGTGTGGGCGTTGGCGCCCATGGGACCCGGCCGGTACAGCGCCAACACGGCGGAGATGTCTTCGAAGTTGTCGGGCTTCATGAGCTTGAGCAGCGACCTCATGGGCCCGCCATCGAGCTGGAAGACGCCCAAAGTGTCGCCGCGCGCCAGCAACTCGTACGACGCCGGGTCGTCCAACGCCAAGTGCTCGAGATCCAGGTCGACGCCTCGGTTCATCTTGATGTTTTCCAGGGCGTCGGAAATGATCGTCAGGTTCCTCAAGCCGAGGAAGTCCATCTTGATCAGGCCAAGGCCTTCGGACGTCGGGTAATCGAACTGCGTGATGACCTGGCCGTCCTGGATGCGGCGCATGACAGGAATGACGTCGATGATGGGGTCCGAAGACATGATGACACCCGCGGCATGCACGCCCCACTGCCGCTTCAGCCCCTCAATGCCCAGCGCGGTCTCGAAAACCTTGGCGGCCTCCGGGTCCGTACTGATCAGCTGGCGGAAGTCTCCGGCCTCGCCGTAGCGCTTGGCCTCCGGGTTCTGGATGTCCGCCAGCGGGATGTCCTTGGCCATCACGGCCGGCGGCAGGGCCTTGGTGAGCTGTTCACCCATGCTGAACGGGTAGCCGAGCACGCGGGAGGAGTCCTTGAGCGCCTGCTTGGTCTTGATGGTGCCGTAGGTGACAATCATCGCCACGCGCTCGTCGCCGTACTTCCGCGTGACGTAGTCGATGACTTCGGAGCGGCGACGATCATCGAAGTCGACGTCGAAGTCGGGCATGGACACGCGGTCCGGGTTAAGGAAGCGCTCGAAAATCAGGCCGTGTTCCAGCGGGTCGAGGTCGGTGATGCGCATGGCATACGCCACCATGGAGCCCGCACCCGAACCACGGCCCGGGCCCACCCGGATTCCGTTGTTCTTGGCCCAGTTGATGAAGTCGGCCACCACCAGGAAGTAGCCCGGGAAGCCCATGGACGTGATGACCTCAAGCTCATAGTCGGCTTGCTTGCGTACCTTGTCCGGGACGCCGTTCGGGTAACGGTAATCGAGTCCCGTGGCTACTTCCTTGACGAGCCAGGACGTCTCGTCCTCGCCGGGAGGGCAAGGGAACCGCGGCATGTAGTTCGCACCGGTGTTGAAGGACACTTCGCAGCGCTCTGCGATCAGCAAGGTGTTGTCGCAGGCTTCCGGATGGTCGCGGAACAGCTCGCGCATCTCCTGCGGCGACTTCAGGTAGTAGCCGCTGCCGGAGAACGCGAATCGGGAGCCGCCGTTGTCATACGTGGGCTCGAGCAGCGTCGAGCCCGACTGGATCGCCAACAGGGCCTCGTGGGCCTTCGCGTCATGCTCATGGGTGTAGTGAAGGTCATTGGTGGCCACGAGCGGAAGCTTCAGCTCCTTGGCCAACCGCAGCAGATCGCCAGTGACCCGCCGCTCGATGTCCAGGCCATGGTCCATGAGTTCGCAGAAGTAGTTTTCCGCGCCGAAGATGTCGCGGAACTCGGAAGCCGCAGCCAGGGCTTCCCGGTACTGCCCCAGCCGAAGACGGGTCTGGACTTCTCCGGATGGGCAGCCCGTGGTGGCGATCAGGCCTTCGGAATAGGTGTTCAGCAACTCCCGGTCCAAGCGGGGCCATTTGCCGAACACCGAGTCGAGGGAAGCAATCGAGGATGCCCGGAACAGATTGCGCATGCCCACATTGTTGTAGCTCAACAACGTCATGTGGGTGTAGGAACCGCCACCGGAAACGTCATCCTTGCGCTGGCCCTCGTCGCCCCAGCGGACGCGTTCCTTGTCGCCGCGCGCCGTGCCCGGCGTGACATAGGCTTCGACGCCGATGATCGGCTTGATGCCTTTGTCCGTGGCCTTCTTCCAGAAATCGAAGGCACCGAACAGGTATCCGTGGTCCGTGGTGGCCAGCGCAGGCATGCCGAGCCGCTCGGTCTCATCGAACAGCTCAGTAAGACGCGCCGCACCATCCAGCATGGAGTATTCGGTGTGGGTGTGCAGATGGACGAACGAGTCATTGCTGGAAGTCACCACGACAGTCTACCGGCAGGGGCCGCTGTTGGAGTGGCGCACCTGAAGCGTTAATCCGGCTACGCGTTGCCGCTCTCAAGGAGCTCCAGCGCGTACTGCAGGTCCGCCGGATACTGGCTGGTGACTTCCACCCATTCGCCGGTCCGGGGGTGGTTGAAGCCAAGCCGCCGCGCGTGCAGCCACTGCCGGGTGAGTCCCAGGTTGGCAGCCAAACGCGGGTCCGCCCCATAGGTCAGATCGCCCGCGCAGGGGTGCCTGAGGGCCGAGAAATGAACCCGGATCTGGTGTGTCCTGCCTGTCTCGAGGTGAATTTCCACGAGGGTCGCCTTGCCATAGGCCTCGAGGACTTCGTAGTGCGTCACCGAGGGACGGCCATCCTCGATCACCGCGAAACGCCAATCATGCCCCGGGTGGCGCCCGATGGGCGCGTCTATGGTGCCCTCCAGTGGATCCGGCAAGCCCTGGACCACCGCGTGGTACACCTTGTCCACCGTGCGTTCCTTGAAGGCCCGCTTGAGCACCGTGTAAGCCTGTTCGCTCTTGGCCACGACCATGACGCCCGACGTTCCGACGTCGAGGCGGTGGACGATGCCGGCACGTTCAGGCGCGCCGGACGTTGAGATCCGGTATCCCGCACCGGCGAGGCCACCCACCACGGTAGGGCCGACCCAACCCGGTGACGGGTGTGCCGCCACGCCGACAGGCTTGTCGATGACGACAAAGTCGTCATCGTCCAACAGGATTTTCAGGCCTTCCACGACTTCCTCCACGACTTCCAAGGGATCCCGGCGTTCGGGAACGGTGACTTCCAGCACGGAGCCGGCAACGAGTTTCGCCGATTTGCCCACCGTGTTTGCAGCGACCGTGACATTGCCCTCGGCGATCAGCAAGGCGGCCGCGGAGCGGGAGATGTCCATCAGTTTCGCCAAGCCCGCGTCAGCCCTGGCCCCGCCCAGCTCTTCGGGCACCACGAATTGCTCAGACATCGCCCGGATCCTCATCATCCGGCGCGCCGGCCTTGGCCGGTGCGGAACCGGCGGAGTGATGGCGGGAGCCGTCGAGGCTGATCCCCCGCAAGGTCAGCAGGCAGATGACCACGACACTGGAAACCACCGCGGAGTCGGCGATGTTGAAAATAGCGAAGTTGGGCAACTGGATGAAATCCACCACGTGGCCCATGGCAAAGGAAGGCTCGCGGAAAAGGCGGTCCGTGAGGTTTCCGAGTGCGCCGCCCAGCAGCAGGCCGAGTGCCAGCGACCACCAGACTGACCCCAGTCGACGCACTTGGAACAGGATCACCACTGAAACGGCCGCCATGACGATCGTGAAGACCCATGTGACGTTTTCACCGATGGAGAACGCGGCGCCCGAGTTTCGGATGTAGTACCAGTGCAGGAGCGGAGGAAGGACGGCGATCCGCTCGCCTTCGACCATGGTGCTGGTGACCCAGAGTTTGGTTAGTTGGTCGAAGGCGTACGCGAACACGGCAAAGCCTGCAAAGACCCAAAGCAGTGCGGGACGCCACGTGTGGGCTTTGATGCGGACCGGCTCCGTGGTGCCGTCAGTTTGTTCTTCGCTCATAGTACTTTCATTCGGTAAGCGTGGCTTCTGGCGCCTTAACAGGCGAAAGCCGGTGGCCGAGGAATCCCCAGCCACCGGCTTTCAGAATACTTGCTAGACCTCTGCGGCGGCTTCGCCGACCTCAGGAGCGGCAACTGAGCCGCGGGCATCCAGGTCACGCAGCTGGCCTTCGATGTAGGCCTTCAGGCGGGAGCGGTAGTCGCGCTCGAAGCCGCGGAGCTGCTCCACCTTGCGTTCGAGAACGCTGCGCTGCTGCTCGAGGGCACCGAGGATCTTGCGGGACTTGTCCTGCGCGTCGTTGACGAGGCTGGAGGCTTCGATCTGTGCCTCGGCAATGATCTTTTCCTTCTGCTGCTCACCGTCGGCGACGTGCTTGTCGTGCATCTGCTGAGCCATGGCCAGCAGGCCGGCGGCGGACTCGGCGGAAGGAGAGCCAGCCGAAGGTGCGGCCGGGGCCGGAGCGGCGGCAACGGCCGGCTCCTTCTTCTTCTCGGCTTCGGCAGCCTTCGCTTCGGCTTCCGCCTTGGCCTGTGCGTCCTTGTCGGCCTTCACCGGAGCGGGCACCTTCTCGACCACGGGTGCCGATGCCGCGCTGGCAGGGACCGGGTTTCCGCCTTCGCCAAGCTTCTTGCGGAGCTCGTCGTTCTCTTGGTTCAAGCGCCTCAGCTCGACGACGATTTCGTCGAGAAAGTCGTCGACCTCGTCCTGGTCGTAGCCTTCGCGGAACTTGGTCGGCTGAAAGCGCTTGTTGACAACGTCTTCTGGCGTCAAAGCCATCTGGTCACCTCGTTGGTCTAGTTAGTCAGTAGGCCTTCCGGCCGTTCAAAACTACGGTACCTAAATATCATCTGATTCCCCCAATTCAACACCATCGTGTTGGGTCGGAGGATTGCAGTCCACCGGCCGAAGAAAACAGATCGACGGCAAATGGCCTGCGGAAAAGCTACGCCAGCGTGTAGACGAATCCCATCGCGATGCTGACGACAATAAACACGATCAGAAATGCCAGGTCAAGGGACACCCCACCAAGCTGCAGCGGTGGAATCAGCCGGCGGATCCGTTTCAAGGGCGGATCAGTCACAGAATAGACCACGTGCGCGGCCACCAGGGCAGCGCCACGGGGGCGCCACTGGCGCGCAAACATCTGCACCAGATCGAAGACGAGCCTGATGACGAGGGTGACCAGGAACAGCAGCAATGCAATGTACAAAAGGCCGAAAACTATGCCCACGGGTTAGCTCAGATCTCCTAGTTCGCCACTTTTCTCGGTCAGTCCCTCTATTGCAACACAGATGCCAGGCAGATCGCTCTGCCTGGCATTCTGTGATGACTATGCTAGCTCTGGTTGAAGAACGTTGCTTGGGCTTCGCTGACCTTCTTGTCGTCGCCAAGAACTTCGACGTACGACGGCGACAACAGGAAAACCTTGCTGGTGACGCGCTCAATGCTGCCATGGAGTCCGAAGACCAACCCGGCGGAAAAATCGACGAGGCGCTTGGCATCTCCCTCACCCATGTCGGTGACGTTCATGATCACGGGGATGCCGTCCCGGAAACTTTCGCCGATGATCTTGGCGTCATTGTAGGAGCGGGGATGGACGGTGGTGATCTGCCTCAGGCCGGAGGCGTCTTCGCGGCTGGATGCCGCACGCTTGATAGGTGTCACGGGTGCGCGGTATTCCTCTTCGGCGACAGGGGGGACTTCACGAACTACTTCACGTACAGGTGCAGGGGCGCGGCGCTCTTCACGATTGTGGTCGACAGACCGGTCCTCGTCCGTGTGCTGCACGTGCTGCTCAGACTCGTAGTGTTCATCGCCATCGGCGAGCCCAAGATAAACCATTGTCTTG is part of the Arthrobacter ramosus genome and harbors:
- a CDS encoding cell division protein SepF — encoded protein: MAGALRKTMVYLGLADGDEHYESEQHVQHTDEDRSVDHNREERRAPAPVREVVREVPPVAEEEYRAPVTPIKRAASSREDASGLRQITTVHPRSYNDAKIIGESFRDGIPVIMNVTDMGEGDAKRLVDFSAGLVFGLHGSIERVTSKVFLLSPSYVEVLGDDKKVSEAQATFFNQS
- the lspA gene encoding signal peptidase II; amino-acid sequence: MSEEQTDGTTEPVRIKAHTWRPALLWVFAGFAVFAYAFDQLTKLWVTSTMVEGERIAVLPPLLHWYYIRNSGAAFSIGENVTWVFTIVMAAVSVVILFQVRRLGSVWWSLALGLLLGGALGNLTDRLFREPSFAMGHVVDFIQLPNFAIFNIADSAVVSSVVVICLLTLRGISLDGSRHHSAGSAPAKAGAPDDEDPGDV
- the nrdR gene encoding transcriptional regulator NrdR, with translation MYCPFCRNPDSRVVDSRMADDGSAIRRRRQCPECGRRFTTVETTSLSVIKRSGVGEPFSRIKIINGVRKACQGRPVTEDDLAMLAQEVEENIRSSGAAEIDAHEVGLAILGPLQKLDEVAYLRFASVYQAFESLEDFESAISLLRHEAESAAAENAAKIAKGKSSEKSPI
- a CDS encoding RluA family pseudouridine synthase translates to MSEQFVVPEELGGARADAGLAKLMDISRSAAALLIAEGNVTVAANTVGKSAKLVAGSVLEVTVPERRDPLEVVEEVVEGLKILLDDDDFVVIDKPVGVAAHPSPGWVGPTVVGGLAGAGYRISTSGAPERAGIVHRLDVGTSGVMVVAKSEQAYTVLKRAFKERTVDKVYHAVVQGLPDPLEGTIDAPIGRHPGHDWRFAVIEDGRPSVTHYEVLEAYGKATLVEIHLETGRTHQIRVHFSALRHPCAGDLTYGADPRLAANLGLTRQWLHARRLGFNHPRTGEWVEVTSQYPADLQYALELLESGNA
- a CDS encoding YggT family protein; translated protein: MGIVFGLLYIALLLFLVTLVIRLVFDLVQMFARQWRPRGAALVAAHVVYSVTDPPLKRIRRLIPPLQLGGVSLDLAFLIVFIVVSIAMGFVYTLA
- the ppgK gene encoding polyphosphate--glucose phosphotransferase, encoding MTKKDEKIHKNGPLIGIDVGGTGIKGGIVDLKKGKLLGDRLRIPTPQPATPEAVAEVIAQIVEELSAREDAPAKGSPVGVTFPGIIQHGVVRSAANVDKSWLDTDIDSLLTKRLDRPVEVINDADAAGLAEARYGAGEGVDGTVLVITLGTGIGSAFIFNGHLVPNAELGHLEVDGHDAETKASAVARERDGLSWEEYSVLLQRYLSHVEFLFSPELFIIGGGISKRSDEYFPHLNLRTRIVTAELKNDAGIVGAALDVALHHNLAK
- the hisD gene encoding histidinol dehydrogenase, which codes for MTISPENPAETAAQSLDFRRIDLRGRSLTLAELRAVVPRAKHQTMADAEQKVLDIIAEVRSRGFEALGEFALAFDGVEQSHPRVPAAALAEALENLDPAVRAALEESISRARRFADGQRPANVDVELGDGAVVSQNWVPVGRVGLYVPGGLAVYPSSVIMNVVPALAAGVASIALASPPQKDFGGLPHPTILAAAALLGIDEVYAIGGAQAIVSLAYGIPGAGNDQPIEPVDVVTGPGNIFVATAKRLVKGVVGIDSEAGTTEIAILADASARPALVAADLISQAEHDPKAASVLITDSEELASAVQRELAVQAGTTKHGERVTTALSGPQSGVVLVDDIEQGIAVCDAYAAEHLEIMTADAAAVAGRIRNAGAIFVGDYSPVSLGDYCAGSNHVLPTSGTAAFSSGLNVTTFLRAVQVINYDKAALEQVSRHIVSLADAEDLPGHGDAVKIRFAGA
- the dnaE gene encoding DNA polymerase III subunit alpha; the encoded protein is MTSSNDSFVHLHTHTEYSMLDGAARLTELFDETERLGMPALATTDHGYLFGAFDFWKKATDKGIKPIIGVEAYVTPGTARGDKERVRWGDEGQRKDDVSGGGSYTHMTLLSYNNVGMRNLFRASSIASLDSVFGKWPRLDRELLNTYSEGLIATTGCPSGEVQTRLRLGQYREALAAASEFRDIFGAENYFCELMDHGLDIERRVTGDLLRLAKELKLPLVATNDLHYTHEHDAKAHEALLAIQSGSTLLEPTYDNGGSRFAFSGSGYYLKSPQEMRELFRDHPEACDNTLLIAERCEVSFNTGANYMPRFPCPPGEDETSWLVKEVATGLDYRYPNGVPDKVRKQADYELEVITSMGFPGYFLVVADFINWAKNNGIRVGPGRGSGAGSMVAYAMRITDLDPLEHGLIFERFLNPDRVSMPDFDVDFDDRRRSEVIDYVTRKYGDERVAMIVTYGTIKTKQALKDSSRVLGYPFSMGEQLTKALPPAVMAKDIPLADIQNPEAKRYGEAGDFRQLISTDPEAAKVFETALGIEGLKRQWGVHAAGVIMSSDPIIDVIPVMRRIQDGQVITQFDYPTSEGLGLIKMDFLGLRNLTIISDALENIKMNRGVDLDLEHLALDDPASYELLARGDTLGVFQLDGGPMRSLLKLMKPDNFEDISAVLALYRPGPMGANAHTDYALRKNKIQEVIPIHPELEEPLAEILGGTYGLIVYQEQVMAVAQKLAGYSLGQADILRRAMGKKKKSELDKQFAGFSQGMQDNGYSMDAVKTLWDILLPFSDYAFNKAHSAAYGVISYWTAYLKAHYAPEYMAALLTSVGDDKDKSAIYLNECRRMGIIVLPPDVNESSLNFTPVGTDIRFGMGAIRNVGVNVVEAMVAARAGEGAYTSFKDFLMKVPAVVCNKRTIESLIKAGAFDSLGHHRRALAMVHEEAIDSVITLKRNEAIGQFDLFAGFEDQEPQASLSTEIPDLPEWEKKDKLAFERDMLGLYVSDHPLQGLEGVLSQHAEQSITSILGEDGPHDGAIVTIAGMITSLSRRIAKASGNAYARAEIEDLGASIEVMFFGQVYGPVASVLAEDLIVVVKGRLQRRDDGAVTLNCMELSVPDLSESTNGPLVITMPTYKATEAVVTDLRDVLTTHRGNSEVRLHLQGDSKVEVMGLPVHMRVNPTPSLFGDLKVLLGPTCLDS
- a CDS encoding DivIVA domain-containing protein, which encodes MALTPEDVVNKRFQPTKFREGYDQDEVDDFLDEIVVELRRLNQENDELRKKLGEGGNPVPASAASAPVVEKVPAPVKADKDAQAKAEAEAKAAEAEKKKEPAVAAAPAPAAPSAGSPSAESAAGLLAMAQQMHDKHVADGEQQKEKIIAEAQIEASSLVNDAQDKSRKILGALEQQRSVLERKVEQLRGFERDYRSRLKAYIEGQLRDLDARGSVAAPEVGEAAAEV
- a CDS encoding flavin reductase family protein translates to MFRRHAAGVAIITADLNGKPFGFTATSVASLSAEPPRFTFNMSRSSSSWPAVANSTYIGLHMLGLENQALADRFARTQERFEGDHWEPGPFDVPILKNVAGWLIGKIQMRLSFENNAIVVVEVVDGLVGEDDTPLLYHSGSYGQPVPLDYEI